Below is a genomic region from Spirosoma radiotolerans.
AATCTTCAGTTCGCGGCAGAAAATGACCGCCCGGCAGACCGGTGGATTGCCGACATCGGTAGCTTTCACTCCGGTAAGCCGAGCCAATTATTTATTGAGGCCATTGAGCCGTCTACCGTACTGCAAATCGAACAACAGGATTTATACTTTCTCTACAAAAACATTCCAAAGCTCGACCGAATTTTTAAAGTCATTATTGAAGACAAGTACGTTGAGTTGCAAAATCGGGTGTTGCAAACGATCAGCTCAACGGCTCAGGAGCGCTACCTGGCTTTTCTGGAGCAGTACCCTACACTAGCCCTACGGTTGCCTAATACGCAGATTGCCTCCTATTTAGGCATTACGCCCGAATTTTTAAGCAAAGTCAGGAAAGACATGGCTACCGATGTCACAGGCCTTAAGAAAGCTTAAGGTGCTTTAGCTG
It encodes:
- a CDS encoding Crp/Fnr family transcriptional regulator, which gives rise to MFLQPLLDHFESYIPLKEVEKQLFDGRVTQRQIRRRQAILQEGFPCKHYSFVVKGCFRLFGVDAKGVEHNLQFAAENDRPADRWIADIGSFHSGKPSQLFIEAIEPSTVLQIEQQDLYFLYKNIPKLDRIFKVIIEDKYVELQNRVLQTISSTAQERYLAFLEQYPTLALRLPNTQIASYLGITPEFLSKVRKDMATDVTGLKKA